TTCCCCCACAATGTCCAACCGCGGGAAAATGCTGCTGCTGCATATGAGTACTGGCAATGTGAAGAACTGATGTGAAAAATTATCTTATCCGAGTGTCCCATTCTGGAATAAAAACAGCTCTTAGCTATAAATAGTTTGTTGGTAATCTCACAATAGCGTAAGGCTGTATCATGATAAACTCACACCCACCACATCACCGGCGTAGCATTCGCCTAAGAGGTTATGATTACTCACAGTCAGGAGCATACTTTATAACGATCTGTACCTATCAGCGAAAATGTCTATTTGGCGAAGTAGTAAAGGCCAAAATGCAACTGAATGAATTAGGGGAGATTGTTGCAGAAGAATGGGTAAAATCTGCTATCATTCGTCCGGAAATACATTTAGATGAATGGATTGTAATGCCCGACCATTTCCATGGGATTGTGTTGTTGCCAGACAGAGTTGAATGGGGCGCATCCGGTGGTAAGCCGATACTCTACCGCCCACCACGTTCGTTGGGATCGATGATTGCGGGATTCAAATCGGCTGCAACAATACGCATTAATCGCTTGCGCGGCACTCCTGGTACTCGCGTATGGCTCCGCAATTATTACGAACGTATTATCCGTGATGAAGCCGCACTTCATAAAATTCGCAAATACATCACAAATAATCCAATGAAATGGGCACAAAATGGTGTATCACACACGCCTACGCACCTGTAAGGGCGCACGGCCGTGCGCCCCTACGGGTGCCCCTACGCACGCCTACGGGTCCGTGATGGCGCACGGCGGTGCGCTCCTTCTACGCGTCGTGATGGCGCACGGCGGTGCGCTCCTCCTACGCACGCCTACGGGTCCGTGATGGCGTACGGTGGTGCGCTCCTTCTACGCGTCGTGATGGCGCACGGCGGTGCGCTCCTCCTACGCACCCGTATGGGCGCACGGCCGTGCGCCCCTACGGGTGCCCCTACGCACGCCTACGGGTCCGTGATGGCGTACGGTGGTGCGCTCCTCCTACGCACCCGTGGAGTGGTCCCATAAAAATGGACACATTAGGGTAGGTGTTTTTGGTTACGAAAGTAGTTGTTTTCAAAGTCAACGGGGGTTGTATATCCAAGTGTTGAATGCAGTCGTCTGCGATTATAAATGTTCTCGATGTAGTGTGCTGCCTGACGCTTCAGGTGCTCGAGATCGACGAAGTTGATGTCGTTGAATTCTTCGGTCTTGAGCGTGGCAAAAGGATTCTACTGGTGCGTTGTCCCAGCAGTTTCCCTTGCGGCTCATGCTCTGCGTTGCTTTACAGTAGTCAGTCAGAAACTGGCGATAGCCTGCCGCAGCATACTGCG
This is a stretch of genomic DNA from Ignavibacteria bacterium. It encodes these proteins:
- a CDS encoding IS3 family transposase, which encodes MNFVDLEHLKRQAAHYIENIYNRRRLHSTLGYTTPVDFENNYFRNQKHLP